A region from the Xiphias gladius isolate SHS-SW01 ecotype Sanya breed wild chromosome 20, ASM1685928v1, whole genome shotgun sequence genome encodes:
- the LOC120806015 gene encoding nucleus accumbens-associated protein 2, with protein MSQLLHVEIPNFGATVLGSLNEQRLLGHYCDVSILVKGQAFKAHRAVLAASSLYFRDLFSSSTKTQFELPSSVTPACFEQILTFCYTGKLTMAASEQLVVMYTAGYLQIQHIVERGMDLMFKANSPHCDSQTAGSLEETGSEPQSPSNNGNGLAVATLLGTPGWSPSLLLPQRKIKLEVGDQTPLTIPSTQSKISSSELGSRLARASSLFYTTAGGTPIPGLPPYHLQGAGGGGTGGGAGIERSSPGASSLPTTDSPTSYQNEDEEFEEEPYDGITEDAYSHLYGRSANPYGIQDKPEMAAVPLALENRNCVLIRRDLVALPASLISQIGYRCHPKLYTEGDPGEKLELVAGTQVFMTRGQLMNCHLCAGIKHKVLLRRLLATFFDRNTLANSCGTGIRSSTSDPSRKPLDSRVLNAVKLYCQNFNPNFKESEMNVIAADMCTNARRVRKRWLPKIKSMLPDGMEVYRAGMGMGAAVGLGLALGAPQSGVPLHFEPDFKTLEQRLYPDRKDPLRTHPPLTEDSPGSGAAGAEAEGEGEGVAPEEQEEDEDEAGLEGVDGSLGAPSLIPGAEAGSCGDTPPEQEVESFGQGLRVNGQ; from the exons ATGTCCCAGCTGCTCCATGTGGAGATCCCGAACTTTGGAGCCACAGTTCTGGGCTCCCTTAATGAGCAGCGCCTGCTGGGACACTACTGCGATGTATCCATCCTGGTCAAAG GTCAGGCATTCAAAGCCCACCGGGCCGTTTTGGCTGCCAGCAGCCTCTACTTTCGTGACCTCTTCAGCAGCTCCACCAAGACCCAGTTTGAGTTGCCCTCCTCAGTCACACCTGCTTGCTTTGAGCAGATCCTCACTTTCTGCTATACAGGGAAGCTAACGATGGCAGCTAGCGAACAGCTGGTGGTCATGTACACAGCTGGCTACCTCCAAATTCAGCATATAGTTGAAAGAGGCATGGACCTAATGTTCAAAGCCAACTCACCTCACTGTGACTCGCAAACAGCAGGGTCCTTAGAGGAAACAGGATCCGAACCGCAGAGTCCTTCTAATAATGGCAATGGCCTCGCAGTGGCCACCCTTTTGGGAACCCCGGGCTGGTCTCCATCCCTACTCTTGCCGCAGCGTAAGATAAAACTAGAAGTGGGTGACCAAACACCTCTGACAATACCCTCAACGCAAAGCAAGATTTCATCTTCGGAGTTGGGGAGTCGGCTGGCGAGGGCCAGTTCATTGTTCTACACAACGGCTGGAGGGACCCCCATCCCCGGGTTGCCTCCATACCACCTTCAAGGGGCCGGCGGAGgtggaacaggaggaggagcaggaattGAAAGGTCCAGTCCTGGAGCGTCCAGCTTGCCCACCACTGACAGTCCTACATCCTACCAGAATGAGGATGAGGAGTTTGAGGAAGAGCCCTATGACGGGATCACAGAGGATGCCTACAGTCATCTCTATGGACGTTCTGCTAACCCCTATGGGA TCCAGGACAAGCCAGAGATGGCAGCGGTGCCCTTGGCCTTGGAGAACCGCAACTGCGTGCTGATCCGCCGGGACCTGGTGGCGCTGCCTGCAAGCCTCATCAGCCAGATAGGCTACCGCTGCCACCCGAAGCTCTACACAGAGGGGGACCCTGGGGAGAAGCTGGAATTGGTAGCTG GTACACAGGTGTTCATGACTCGAGGCCAGCTGATGAATTGTCATCTATGTGCCGGTATCAAACACAAAGTCTTGCTCCGCCGTCTGCTAGCCACATTCTTTGATAG AAACACTTTAGCCAATAGCTGTGGGACAGGTATCCGTTCTTCTACTAGTGACCCCAGTAGGAAACCCCTGGACAGCAGGGTCCTCAACGCTGTAAAAC tCTACTGTCAAAATTTCAACCCTAACTTCAAGGAGAGTGAAATGAATGTGATTGCTGCTGACATGTGCACAAATGCGAGGCGTGTCCGCAAGCGATGGCTGCCCAAGATCAAGTCAATGCTGCCTGATGGCATGGAGGTGTACCGTGCAGGAATGGGAATGGGCGCTGCTGTGGGTCTGGGCCTGGCACTGGGTGCCCCTCAATCAGGTGTACCCCTCCACTTCGAGCCTGACTTCAAGACCCTAGAGCAAAGGTTGTATCCAGATCGTAAGGACCCTCTCAGGACTCACCCACCGCTGACAGAGGACAGCCCTGGGTCTGGGGCAGCTGGAGCAGAGGCTGAAGGTGAAGGTGAAGGAGTCGCCCCGGAGGAACaggaagaagatgaggatgaaGCTGGGTTAGAAGGTGTAGATGGATCACTGGGGGCGCCAAGTTTGATCCCGGGGGCTGAGGCAGGCAGTTGTGGTGACACGCCGCCTGAGCAGGAAGTGGAAAGTTTTGGACAAGGTTTGAGGGTAAATGGACAGTAA